The following DNA comes from Flavisolibacter ginsenosidimutans.
TTTCAAAACGGTTTGTTTCTTTCGCCTTACATCAAAAGCTTACCGGAAAATTTTACGGCTGAATTTGACCTCGTTTTAAATTATACCGATCAAGATCTTAGTTATGTTTTTCCGGAGCTAGACCTCTACTTGCTAAACAGCGTTGCCGGTGATGAAAAAGGCAGGAACTTTTTTAATTCGCAGTCAGGCCTGAGCGCCATGAAGATTGCGATTGGGCCAGCCGCTGAGGCCAACTCAAGCATCTACCTGCGAAGTGAAAAAGCCGGTACAGAAACGTTCAGCAATTCGCCAAAACCGTTAACCAGGCTGGGAGAGAATTACGGCCAGCCGGTGCATTTTGCCATTTGGGTGCAGAAGGAGCGCTTCCGGCTGTGGATGAACGGCGAAAAAATTTACGACGTACCGCAGGCGGTTCCCGAAAACGCAGCTTTCAACCGCATTGGTCTTGGCGTGGCGTCCTCTAACTACAACGAAGAAAACGTGGGCTATTACATCACCAACATCAAGTTTGCACAAGGCTCCCCGGACATGCGCAGCAAGTTGATTGCCGAAGGAAAACTAGTGACCACAGGAATTTTGTTTGATGTGAATTCGGATAAAATAAAACCCGAAAGCTTTGGCGTATTGCAGGAGATTGCAAAGGTGTTGAAGGAAAACGCTGCGGTGAACGTGAAGATCGTCGGGCACACCGACAACGACGGCGATGACGCCAAAAAC
Coding sequences within:
- a CDS encoding OmpA family protein, with the protein product MKKFFFALIVLLPLAGFCQGGLLGKLKQKVRDRAEQRADEGMDKALDKAEEGVKKEGTASKQKEEKSEGRTAAGEPKPATTTASFESYSHYDFIPGENIVYTEDFSQDVIGEFPLKWATSSRGETVTIKGRENKWLRMFQNGLFLSPYIKSLPENFTAEFDLVLNYTDQDLSYVFPELDLYLLNSVAGDEKGRNFFNSQSGLSAMKIAIGPAAEANSSIYLRSEKAGTETFSNSPKPLTRLGENYGQPVHFAIWVQKERFRLWMNGEKIYDVPQAVPENAAFNRIGLGVASSNYNEENVGYYITNIKFAQGSPDMRSKLIAEGKLVTTGILFDVNSDKIKPESFGVLQEIAKVLKENAAVNVKIVGHTDNDGDDAKNLDLSRRRAASVKQALATQFGIDASRMQTDGKGEAQPVSDNNTKEGKAKNRRVEFIKQ